From one Nocardioides sp. Kera G14 genomic stretch:
- a CDS encoding MFS transporter has translation MSRLLTLIAPDQLGVGFRLLLAQSWLNALGGGMATAAGPLLVASRTHDARLVSLAALLDWLPGFAFGLYAGMLADRHDRRVLMMIGNALRAAVLAVLVGCLAFGAAPIVVVLLTMLALGIADTLAQSAGRTVLPMIVDRVDLGIANARFQFGWMGINRLIAPPLGAGLFVVAQWVPFVTQLVCAGLAIVLLAQLALPPHGVAPDDRRHPVSEIRDGWLWAWHNPAVRTLNLQIVCFNLAYGAVWATMVLYAHERLGLGDLGYGLLLAAIAVGGVIGSFTYGLVERHVSIGDIMRYGLVWETSSWALLGWTDQAWVAFVVLGLFGVHEGYWGATYSSVTQRLIPHDLQGRVGSVYMVLLTGGLVLGAAVAGPMSHHWGITAPYWFGFASAAICLAALWREIGRLAREDEQVRAA, from the coding sequence ATGAGCCGACTCCTGACGCTGATCGCACCCGATCAGTTGGGGGTCGGCTTTCGTCTTCTCCTGGCACAGTCGTGGCTCAACGCGCTCGGCGGCGGCATGGCCACGGCAGCCGGCCCCCTCCTCGTCGCCAGCCGCACCCATGATGCGCGCCTGGTCTCGCTGGCCGCGCTGCTGGACTGGCTCCCCGGCTTCGCCTTCGGTCTGTACGCCGGCATGCTGGCCGACCGCCACGACCGCCGTGTCCTCATGATGATCGGCAACGCCCTGCGGGCGGCGGTCCTGGCCGTGCTGGTCGGCTGCCTGGCGTTCGGTGCGGCGCCGATCGTCGTGGTGCTGCTGACGATGCTGGCCCTCGGCATCGCCGACACGCTGGCCCAGAGCGCCGGGCGCACCGTGCTGCCGATGATCGTCGACAGGGTGGACCTCGGCATCGCGAACGCGCGCTTCCAGTTCGGCTGGATGGGGATCAACCGGCTGATCGCGCCGCCGCTCGGCGCCGGCCTCTTCGTGGTGGCGCAGTGGGTGCCGTTCGTGACACAGCTGGTCTGCGCCGGTCTCGCGATCGTGCTGCTCGCCCAGCTCGCGCTGCCGCCGCACGGCGTCGCGCCGGACGACCGGCGCCATCCTGTGTCGGAGATCCGAGACGGGTGGTTGTGGGCGTGGCACAACCCGGCTGTTCGGACGCTCAACCTCCAGATCGTCTGCTTCAACCTCGCCTACGGCGCTGTCTGGGCGACGATGGTGCTGTACGCCCACGAGCGGCTCGGCCTGGGCGACCTCGGCTACGGCCTGCTGCTCGCCGCGATCGCCGTCGGGGGCGTGATCGGCTCCTTCACGTACGGACTCGTCGAGCGGCACGTCAGCATCGGCGACATCATGCGCTACGGCCTGGTCTGGGAGACGTCGAGCTGGGCGCTGCTGGGGTGGACCGACCAGGCGTGGGTGGCGTTCGTCGTGCTCGGCCTCTTCGGCGTGCACGAGGGCTACTGGGGCGCCACCTACAGCTCCGTGACGCAACGCCTGATCCCGCACGACCTTCAGGGCCGGGTCGGCTCGGTCTACATGGTGCTGCTCACCGGCGGGCTGGTCCTCGGAGCCGCCGTCGCCGGGCCGATGTCCCACCACTGGGGCATCACCGCGCCCTACTGGTTCGGCTTCGCCTCCGCCGCGATCTGCCTGGCCGCGCTCTGGCGCGAGATCGGCCGGCTCGCCCGCGAGGACGAACAGGTCCGCGCGGCCTAG
- the smc gene encoding chromosome segregation protein SMC → MYLKSLTLKGFKSFASSTTLQLEPGITCIVGPNGSGKSNVVDALAWVMGEASAKSLRGGKMDDVIFAGTSGRAPLGRAEVVLTIDNADGALPIEYAEVTISRTMFRSGGSEYAINGQSCRLLDVQELLSDSGIGREMHVIVGQGQLDTILHASPEERRGFIEEAAGVLKHRKRKEKALRKLESTEGNLTRLNDLLTEIRRQLKPLGRQAEVARQAATVQADVRDARARLLADDLTTARQSLEAELADESALLARRQEVEKALAEARENENALEAALREDLPALSKAQETWFGLNGLRERLRGTASLAAERLRNAGSIPEVEPGRDPEELEAEASRAREREAEIDAEVTTHRAALDEAVNRRKSAEDAAAEEDRRVAALQRAAADRREGLARLTGQVNALRTRAAAADEEVGRLTLAREEATARADRAQRDFTSLETKVAGLDAGEEGLDAEHEAASELLEDIEEQLAKVREEASQADRDRTGLAARKDALELGLARKDGAGALLAVSDRVSGLMGSVAALLAVRSGYETAVASALGSAADAVAVTDPDAAVAAIGLLKSDDLGRAGLLVGGASGDSSGWPTMSGGATYAVDVIDCPEVLRPALARLLDRVAVVDDLDAARALVASTPGVTAVTRDGDLLGTHFASGGSSAGQSLIEIQAAVDEATERLAEAVASSERLTFEISRLEAERLEAQKRVDVALAKLHESDATLAAVAEELAQYGAHARAARGEAERLTQSINQVLASKAEALAGLAELETRLAHAEEAGDEDAEQEAVSAREELAEAARVARQAEMDARLALRTSEERARAIHGRADALLRAAAAEREARARAIAQRERLIREGRAAEAVSAAVAHVLVRLETAIQSAAEARTAVEEARRGREQQLLDVRATVRRLDGELAELVNSVHRDELARSQQRMRIEQLEEKALAELGLDPEVLVTEYGPEVPIPVAPDSSDPEAEPPAPIPYVREEQTKRLRTAERALSMLGRVNPLALEEFTAMEERHQFLTEQLEDLRSTRRDLLDIVKEVDARVEQVFTEAYADVERAFDHVFARLFPGGEGRLVLTNPENMLETGIEVEARPAGKKVKRLSLLSGGERSLVAVAFLVSLFKARPSPFYILDEVEAALDDTNLGRLLEIYEELRENSQLLVITHQKRTMEVGDALYGVTMRGDGVSTVISQRLREVEPA, encoded by the coding sequence ATGTACCTGAAGAGCCTGACCCTCAAGGGGTTCAAGTCCTTCGCCTCCTCCACCACCCTCCAGCTCGAGCCGGGCATCACCTGCATCGTCGGCCCGAACGGGTCGGGCAAGTCCAACGTCGTCGACGCGCTCGCCTGGGTGATGGGCGAGGCCAGCGCGAAGAGCCTGCGCGGCGGGAAGATGGACGACGTCATCTTCGCCGGTACGTCGGGCCGTGCCCCTCTGGGCCGCGCCGAGGTCGTCCTCACCATCGACAACGCCGACGGCGCGCTTCCGATCGAGTACGCCGAGGTCACGATCTCCCGCACCATGTTCCGCTCCGGCGGCTCGGAGTATGCGATCAACGGCCAGTCCTGCCGCCTGCTCGACGTCCAGGAGCTGCTGTCGGACTCCGGCATCGGCCGCGAGATGCACGTCATCGTCGGCCAGGGGCAGCTCGACACGATCCTCCACGCGAGTCCGGAGGAGCGGCGCGGCTTCATCGAGGAGGCTGCGGGCGTCCTCAAGCACCGAAAGCGCAAGGAGAAGGCGCTCCGCAAGCTCGAGTCGACCGAGGGCAATCTCACCCGGCTCAACGACCTGCTCACTGAGATCCGCCGCCAGCTGAAGCCGCTGGGCCGGCAGGCGGAGGTCGCGCGGCAGGCGGCCACGGTCCAGGCCGACGTACGGGATGCGCGGGCGCGACTGCTCGCCGACGACCTCACCACCGCACGCCAGTCGCTCGAGGCCGAACTCGCCGACGAGTCGGCCCTCCTCGCCCGCCGGCAGGAGGTCGAGAAGGCCCTGGCCGAGGCCCGCGAGAACGAGAACGCCCTCGAAGCCGCGCTGCGTGAGGACCTCCCGGCGCTCTCCAAGGCGCAGGAGACGTGGTTCGGGCTCAACGGCCTGCGTGAGCGGCTGCGTGGCACGGCCTCGCTGGCCGCCGAGCGCCTCCGCAACGCCGGCTCGATCCCCGAGGTGGAGCCCGGTCGCGACCCCGAGGAGCTCGAGGCCGAGGCCTCTCGCGCACGGGAGCGGGAGGCAGAGATCGACGCCGAGGTCACGACCCATCGCGCAGCGCTGGACGAGGCGGTCAACAGGCGCAAGAGCGCCGAGGACGCCGCCGCCGAGGAGGACCGCCGGGTCGCCGCGCTCCAGCGTGCGGCCGCGGACCGCCGTGAAGGCCTGGCCCGGCTCACCGGCCAGGTCAACGCGCTGCGTACCCGCGCCGCTGCCGCGGACGAGGAGGTCGGCCGCCTCACCCTCGCCCGCGAGGAGGCCACAGCCCGCGCCGATCGCGCGCAGCGCGACTTCACCTCCCTGGAGACCAAGGTCGCCGGCCTCGACGCGGGGGAGGAGGGCCTCGACGCGGAGCACGAGGCCGCCTCCGAGTTGCTCGAGGACATCGAGGAGCAGCTCGCCAAGGTCCGCGAGGAGGCTTCCCAGGCCGACCGCGACCGCACCGGACTCGCGGCACGCAAGGACGCCCTCGAGCTCGGCCTGGCCCGCAAGGACGGTGCTGGTGCCCTGCTCGCCGTGAGCGACCGGGTGTCCGGCCTGATGGGCTCTGTCGCCGCCCTGCTCGCCGTCCGGAGCGGCTACGAGACGGCGGTCGCGAGTGCGCTCGGCTCGGCAGCGGATGCTGTGGCCGTCACCGACCCCGACGCGGCCGTGGCCGCCATCGGCCTGCTCAAGAGCGACGACCTCGGCCGCGCCGGGCTGCTCGTCGGCGGGGCGAGCGGCGACAGCTCCGGCTGGCCCACGATGAGCGGCGGCGCGACGTACGCCGTCGACGTCATCGACTGCCCTGAGGTCCTCCGCCCGGCACTCGCCCGGCTGCTCGACCGTGTCGCCGTCGTCGACGACCTCGACGCCGCCCGGGCGCTCGTGGCCTCCACCCCCGGGGTCACCGCGGTCACCCGCGACGGCGACCTGCTCGGCACGCACTTCGCCTCCGGTGGCTCCTCTGCCGGACAGAGCCTGATCGAGATCCAGGCCGCCGTCGACGAGGCCACCGAGAGGCTCGCCGAGGCCGTCGCCTCCTCGGAGCGACTCACCTTCGAGATCTCCCGCCTCGAGGCCGAGCGCCTCGAGGCCCAGAAGCGGGTCGACGTCGCACTCGCGAAGCTCCACGAGTCCGACGCGACCCTCGCCGCCGTCGCCGAGGAGCTCGCGCAGTACGGCGCCCACGCCCGTGCCGCCCGCGGCGAGGCCGAGCGCCTCACCCAGTCGATCAACCAGGTGCTGGCCTCCAAGGCCGAGGCGCTTGCCGGCCTGGCCGAGCTCGAGACCCGGCTCGCCCACGCGGAGGAGGCCGGCGACGAGGACGCCGAGCAGGAGGCGGTCAGCGCCCGGGAGGAGCTCGCGGAGGCCGCCCGCGTCGCCCGCCAGGCGGAGATGGATGCGCGCCTCGCCCTCCGCACCTCCGAGGAGCGGGCACGCGCTATCCACGGCCGCGCCGACGCCCTGCTCCGAGCTGCCGCGGCCGAGCGCGAGGCCCGCGCGAGGGCGATCGCCCAGCGCGAACGGCTGATCCGGGAGGGACGCGCCGCCGAGGCCGTCTCCGCAGCCGTCGCCCACGTGCTCGTCCGGCTGGAGACGGCGATCCAGTCCGCGGCCGAGGCCCGGACGGCCGTCGAGGAGGCCCGACGTGGACGGGAGCAGCAGCTGCTCGACGTACGCGCGACCGTGCGTCGGCTCGACGGCGAGCTCGCCGAGCTGGTCAACTCCGTCCACCGCGACGAGCTCGCCCGCAGCCAGCAGCGGATGCGGATCGAACAGCTCGAGGAGAAGGCCCTCGCCGAGCTCGGCCTCGACCCCGAGGTGCTGGTGACGGAGTACGGGCCGGAGGTGCCCATCCCGGTCGCGCCCGATTCGTCGGACCCGGAGGCTGAGCCGCCAGCGCCGATCCCCTACGTCCGCGAGGAGCAGACCAAGCGCCTGCGTACGGCGGAGCGTGCCCTGTCGATGCTCGGCAGGGTCAACCCGTTGGCGCTCGAGGAGTTCACCGCGATGGAGGAGCGGCACCAGTTCCTCACCGAGCAGCTCGAGGACCTGCGCTCCACCCGCCGCGACCTCCTCGACATCGTCAAGGAGGTCGACGCCCGCGTCGAGCAGGTCTTCACCGAGGCGTACGCCGACGTCGAGCGTGCCTTCGACCACGTCTTCGCCCGCCTCTTCCCCGGCGGTGAAGGCAGACTCGTCCTCACCAACCCGGAGAACATGCTCGAGACGGGCATCGAGGTCGAGGCGCGTCCTGCGGGCAAGAAGGTCAAGCGGCTCTCGCTGCTGTCGGGCGGCGAGCGCTCACTGGTGGCCGTCGCGTTCCTCGTGAGCCTCTTCAAGGCGCGGCCGTCGCCCTTCTACATCCTCGACGAGGTCGAGGCGGCGCTCGACGACACCAACCTCGGACGGCTCCTGGAGATCTACGAGGAGCTGCGGGAGAACAGCCAGCTGCTCGTGATCACGCACCAGAAGCGGACCATGGAGGTCGGCGACGCGCTCTACGGCGTCACCATGCGCGGCGACGGCGTCTCGACGGTGATCAGCCAGCGTCTGCGCGAGGTCGAGCCCGCCTGA
- the ftsY gene encoding signal recognition particle-docking protein FtsY — protein sequence MTLILILVAVVLLVAVALTTGLVVATRRRPRSVTTLTPEKTAPEERTSVEPARPQATTPTLERPEPTASRLVRLRQRLAGSNTAFGRGLLSLLSSDRLDEDDWESVEDLLLTADIGVAPTQELTERLRTRLRVEGPGDARAVLRDELVTLVDPTMDRRLQISGADGAPGVVLVVGVNGAGKTTTVGKLARILVAEDHSVLLGAADTFRAAAADQLQTWGDRVGVDVVRGPEGGDPASVAFDAVKQGLDTGVDTVVVDTAGRLQNKQGLMDELGKVKRVIEKTAPVTEVLLVLDATTGQNGLIQARVFSEAVAVTGIVLTKLDGSAKGGIVVQVQRELGVPVKLVGLGEGPDDLAPFSPDAFVDALLG from the coding sequence ATGACCTTGATCCTCATCCTGGTGGCCGTGGTTCTGCTGGTGGCAGTGGCGCTGACGACGGGGCTGGTCGTCGCGACGCGGCGCCGTCCACGGAGCGTCACGACTCTCACGCCGGAGAAGACCGCGCCGGAGGAGAGGACCTCGGTAGAGCCCGCCCGGCCCCAGGCGACGACGCCAACCCTCGAGCGTCCCGAGCCGACCGCCTCCCGGCTGGTGCGGCTGCGTCAGCGACTGGCCGGCTCCAACACCGCGTTCGGGCGCGGCCTGCTCTCCCTCCTCTCCAGTGACCGGCTCGACGAGGACGACTGGGAGTCCGTCGAGGACCTCCTGCTCACCGCCGACATCGGCGTGGCCCCGACGCAGGAACTGACCGAGCGGTTGCGCACCCGGTTGCGGGTCGAGGGCCCCGGCGATGCTCGTGCCGTCCTCCGCGACGAGCTGGTCACGCTGGTCGACCCGACGATGGACCGCCGCCTCCAGATCAGCGGCGCGGACGGCGCTCCCGGCGTGGTCCTCGTCGTCGGCGTCAACGGCGCCGGCAAGACGACGACGGTCGGAAAGCTTGCCCGCATCCTCGTCGCCGAGGATCACTCGGTCCTCCTCGGGGCGGCCGACACCTTCCGCGCCGCGGCCGCAGACCAGCTCCAGACCTGGGGCGATCGCGTCGGCGTCGACGTCGTGCGGGGGCCGGAGGGCGGCGACCCGGCGAGCGTCGCGTTCGACGCGGTCAAGCAGGGCCTGGACACCGGTGTCGACACGGTCGTCGTCGACACCGCGGGACGCCTGCAGAACAAGCAGGGCCTGATGGACGAGCTCGGCAAGGTGAAGCGGGTGATCGAGAAGACCGCTCCGGTCACCGAGGTGCTTCTGGTCCTCGACGCCACCACCGGCCAGAACGGCCTGATCCAGGCCCGGGTCTTCAGCGAGGCCGTCGCCGTCACCGGCATCGTCCTGACGAAGCTGGACGGCTCGGCCAAGGGCGGCATCGTCGTGCAGGTGCAGCGGGAGCTCGGCGTACCCGTGAAGCTCGTCGGCCTCGGCGAGGGTCCTGACGACCTCGCGCCCTTCAGCCCCGACGCCTTCGTCGACGCACTGCTGGGCTGA
- a CDS encoding MFS transporter, which yields MRSFLVVVSAFLVTMLGTTMPTPLYGFYQAKLGFGLTTVTVIFATYAFGVLVALLAFGRWSDVVGRRPLLLAGLCLSALSDVVFLTADATWVLLVARVASGLSAGIYVGTATAAVLEAAPSGWQRRAPLVATVANIGGLGLGPLLAGALVDAFDHPLTIAFWIHLVMAVLVGVALLVGVPETVERTPGERLSFQRPDVPAPIARTFVGAAAAGFAGFAVTGLIMAVSPKLVALAVSDPSPLLVGFVAFVPMCASALAQVALTPLSTPVGINLGIGLLVLGLLILIVGVQTEDLWVLIVAAAVAGAGQGVSFSKGLATLLARVEPHEKAGVSSAFFVVAYVAISLPVIGEGLAARAWSLTSSATVFSGLVAALALGALAILVLDQRREAA from the coding sequence GTGCGCTCATTCCTCGTCGTGGTGTCGGCGTTTCTGGTGACGATGCTCGGCACGACGATGCCGACTCCGCTCTACGGCTTCTACCAGGCGAAGCTCGGCTTCGGGCTCACGACGGTCACCGTCATCTTCGCGACCTACGCCTTCGGGGTCCTCGTCGCGCTGCTGGCCTTCGGGCGCTGGTCGGACGTGGTCGGTCGGCGTCCGCTCCTGCTCGCCGGGCTCTGCCTGTCGGCGTTGAGCGACGTGGTCTTCCTGACCGCCGACGCCACGTGGGTGCTCCTGGTCGCGCGGGTCGCCTCCGGGCTGTCGGCCGGCATCTACGTCGGTACGGCGACTGCGGCCGTCCTGGAGGCGGCACCTTCCGGATGGCAGCGCCGGGCGCCGCTCGTCGCGACGGTCGCGAACATCGGCGGCCTCGGCCTGGGGCCGCTCCTCGCGGGCGCGCTGGTCGACGCCTTCGACCACCCGCTGACGATCGCCTTCTGGATCCACCTCGTCATGGCCGTCCTCGTGGGCGTGGCACTGCTGGTCGGCGTACCGGAGACGGTGGAGCGCACACCGGGTGAGCGGCTCTCCTTCCAACGGCCGGACGTGCCGGCGCCGATCGCCCGCACCTTCGTGGGGGCGGCGGCCGCCGGGTTCGCCGGTTTCGCGGTGACCGGGCTGATCATGGCGGTCTCGCCGAAGTTGGTCGCGCTGGCGGTCTCCGACCCCAGCCCGCTGCTGGTCGGCTTCGTGGCGTTCGTGCCGATGTGCGCCTCCGCGCTTGCGCAGGTCGCGCTGACACCGCTCAGCACTCCGGTCGGGATCAACCTCGGCATCGGCCTGCTCGTGCTCGGCCTCCTGATCCTGATCGTCGGTGTCCAGACCGAGGACCTCTGGGTGCTCATCGTGGCCGCCGCGGTCGCCGGCGCCGGTCAGGGGGTCTCCTTCTCCAAGGGGCTCGCGACGCTGCTCGCCCGCGTCGAGCCGCACGAGAAGGCGGGTGTGTCCTCGGCCTTCTTCGTCGTCGCGTACGTCGCCATCTCACTGCCCGTCATCGGCGAGGGTCTCGCGGCGCGGGCCTGGAGCCTGACGTCGTCGGCGACGGTCTTCTCCGGACTGGTCGCGGCGTTGGCGCTCGGTGCGCTGGCGATCCTGGTCCTCGACCAGCGCCGCGAAGCGGCCTAG
- a CDS encoding glycosyltransferase, producing MGLLRSLLRLPPTPDEDEQRLLDSPLFDEEWYAGQADTAFTSRLEAVRHYLAEGVRQRWQPGPLVDPVWLKGRWDLARQARVGRRDPLGIYLKRQLWRFPTHPLVDVEHYLAQRPQALGDPDGPMGDYLRAGRDAGARINDWLDVDPVDWLRRQRDLVERPVADPPEAAAVHAALPWDELAARQQDEAVVSVIIPTYDDLAMTWSAVDTVTAAGAPAGRTLEVLVWDNGSRPEIAAGIRALELRHRQEVQVLRSPVNLGFSVGNDAALPAAHGAVVLFLNNDTTVPEGWLEPLLARLDEPGVLGVQPLLIYPSGAVQSAGVAFPSTGGLPHQLLQGFPIEDAAAVDALGLHALTGAGLMLRWDDVVAARGFDPAFVNGMEDVDLCQRIEAARPGAFRVVTARPVTHHESRSKGRYRRYKENRRRWLDRWGDGPLAADDERLWAAAGFRVVGHERRSKDPDADPRLLVPEPVIEPELRFHTSPRPLRWAIKNPAVSGPAGDLWGDTHFADALAVALRELGQQVVIDRRGEFERSSRVHDDVELLIRGRLPLAVATDGPASIAWVISHPELVTAEELSSYDRVLAASEGWAAQRGAEWGIRIDPLMQATDAARFTPDAPATSVDDGELLFVGSTTGRTRRIVGDALAVGLRPAVYGSGWEGLLPDGVLRASYLANDDLPSSYRSARVVLNDHWDDMRAAAFISNRVFDAVACGARVISDHVDGLSELFGPAVQTYRTPEELLALATATDLDAVFGSTAERLALAAEVRRLHSFHARAVTLVEIAQALVQERAANSPR from the coding sequence GTGGGCCTGCTCCGCTCCCTCCTGCGCCTTCCTCCGACGCCGGACGAGGACGAGCAGCGGCTGCTGGACAGCCCCCTCTTCGACGAGGAGTGGTACGCCGGCCAGGCAGACACTGCGTTCACCAGCCGCCTGGAGGCCGTCCGTCACTACCTCGCCGAGGGCGTCCGCCAGCGTTGGCAGCCCGGGCCGCTCGTCGACCCGGTGTGGCTGAAGGGCCGCTGGGACCTCGCCCGTCAGGCCCGCGTCGGCCGCCGTGACCCGCTGGGCATCTACCTCAAGCGTCAGCTCTGGCGCTTCCCGACGCACCCTCTGGTCGACGTCGAGCACTACCTCGCGCAGCGGCCGCAGGCGCTCGGCGACCCCGACGGACCGATGGGCGACTACCTCCGCGCCGGCCGTGACGCGGGAGCCCGGATCAACGACTGGCTCGACGTCGACCCCGTGGACTGGCTCCGGAGGCAGCGCGACCTCGTCGAGCGGCCCGTAGCCGATCCGCCTGAGGCAGCCGCCGTCCACGCAGCGCTGCCTTGGGACGAGCTTGCGGCCCGCCAGCAGGACGAGGCCGTGGTGAGCGTCATCATCCCGACGTACGACGACCTCGCTATGACGTGGTCCGCCGTCGATACGGTCACGGCTGCCGGCGCTCCGGCAGGCCGCACGCTGGAGGTCCTCGTCTGGGACAACGGTTCACGGCCTGAGATCGCGGCCGGCATCCGGGCCCTCGAGCTGCGTCACCGGCAGGAGGTGCAGGTGTTGCGCAGCCCGGTCAACCTCGGCTTCTCGGTCGGCAACGATGCCGCGCTTCCGGCGGCCCACGGCGCGGTCGTGCTCTTCCTCAACAACGACACGACCGTGCCCGAGGGCTGGCTCGAGCCGCTGCTCGCACGGCTCGACGAGCCCGGGGTGCTCGGCGTGCAGCCGCTCCTCATCTACCCGAGCGGGGCCGTGCAGTCGGCCGGTGTGGCGTTCCCGAGCACGGGCGGACTGCCGCACCAGCTGCTCCAGGGCTTCCCGATCGAGGACGCGGCCGCCGTCGACGCGCTCGGGCTCCACGCCCTCACCGGCGCGGGGCTGATGCTCCGCTGGGACGACGTCGTGGCGGCCCGTGGCTTTGACCCTGCCTTCGTCAACGGCATGGAGGACGTCGACCTCTGCCAGCGGATCGAGGCCGCCCGTCCGGGGGCGTTCCGGGTCGTGACCGCCCGGCCGGTGACGCACCACGAGTCGCGGAGCAAGGGCCGCTATCGCCGCTACAAGGAGAACCGCCGACGCTGGCTCGACCGCTGGGGAGACGGGCCGCTGGCTGCCGACGACGAGCGGCTCTGGGCCGCGGCCGGGTTCCGCGTCGTCGGCCACGAGCGCCGGTCGAAGGACCCCGACGCCGACCCGCGGCTGCTGGTCCCGGAGCCGGTGATCGAGCCCGAGCTGCGGTTCCACACCTCGCCGCGCCCGCTGCGGTGGGCGATCAAGAACCCCGCCGTCTCAGGCCCGGCCGGCGACCTCTGGGGCGACACGCACTTCGCCGATGCGCTCGCTGTGGCTCTGCGCGAACTCGGTCAGCAGGTGGTCATCGACCGGCGCGGCGAGTTCGAGCGCAGCAGCCGGGTCCACGACGACGTCGAGCTGCTCATCCGGGGACGCCTGCCGCTCGCCGTCGCGACCGACGGACCCGCGAGCATCGCCTGGGTGATCTCCCACCCCGAGCTCGTCACCGCGGAGGAGCTCTCCAGCTACGACCGCGTCCTGGCCGCCAGTGAGGGCTGGGCGGCGCAGCGTGGCGCGGAGTGGGGGATCCGCATCGACCCCCTGATGCAGGCGACCGACGCGGCGCGCTTCACCCCCGACGCCCCCGCGACCTCGGTCGACGATGGCGAGCTGCTCTTCGTCGGCAGCACAACCGGTCGTACCCGCCGGATCGTCGGCGACGCCCTGGCGGTGGGCCTGCGGCCGGCTGTCTACGGCAGCGGCTGGGAGGGGCTTCTGCCCGACGGCGTACTGCGCGCGTCGTATCTCGCCAACGACGACCTGCCCTCGTCCTACCGGTCGGCGCGGGTGGTGCTCAATGACCACTGGGACGACATGCGGGCGGCCGCCTTCATCTCCAACCGGGTCTTCGACGCGGTCGCGTGCGGCGCCCGCGTGATCAGCGACCATGTCGACGGCCTCTCCGAACTCTTCGGTCCTGCCGTCCAGACCTATCGCACGCCCGAGGAGCTGCTCGCGCTCGCCACCGCCACCGACCTCGACGCCGTCTTCGGCAGCACCGCTGAGCGCCTGGCCCTCGCCGCCGAGGTACGTCGACTCCACTCCTTCCACGCCCGCGCGGTCACCCTCGTGGAGATCGCGCAGGCTCTGGTTCAGGAGCGAGCTGCGAACTCGCCGAGGTAG